In the genome of Hydrogenophaga sp. PBL-H3, the window CCTGGTAGTCGGGGAACACGCTGGCCAGCGCGCGCCAGCCCTCGGGTGCATAGCCCAGGCCGAAGGTCTTGGCGATCTGGCCCGAGAGGCCGCGGCCCTTGAGGTAGGCAACAGCGCGCGGCGCCACCTTGAGCTGTTTCGCATAGGCCTGGGCGGCTTTCTCCAGCACGTCCGTGAGCGTGGCCTGCTTCTGGCGTTGTTGCGCGGCGCGCTCGCGGTCTTGCGGCGAGGCATCGTCTTCCGGAATTTGCATGCCGGTTTGCTGGGCCAGGTCTTTCACCGCCTCGATGAAGCTCATGCCCGCGTGTTCCATCAGGAAGCCGATGGCGTTGCCGTTGGCCCCGCAGCCGAAGCAGTGATAGAACTGCTTCGTGGGACTGACGCTGAACGAGGGCGATTTTTCGCCGTGGAACGGGCACAGGCCCATCAGGTTGGCGCCACCCTTCTTGAGCTGCACGTAACGCCCCACCACGTCGACCACATCGACGCGGTTGAGCAGTTCCTGGATGAAGGTCTGGGGGATGGCCACCGGGGTATTCTGACCGATGGGTTTCGAGCGGGCCGAGGGGGGTCAGTCGCCGGCGACGATGCCTTCGCGCCGGGGATCGGCGCCACCCAGCCACACACCGCGCCCGCGCACCAAGGCTTGCGCACCGCTGGTGAGTTCACCCTGCTGCACGGTGTGCCTGCGCTGCTGCAAAGCATTCACGGCGGTGGCCGGGAAGCGGCCTTGCTCCAGCACCAGCGGGCCGCCGAGCGTGCCGACGTTGGGCAGGTCCACGGCGGCCTGCGGCGACAGGCCCCACTGCAACACACCGTGCAACACCTTGGCCGTGTAGTGAATGATGAAAGCGCCGCCCGGGCTGCCGGTGCTCATGAGCAATTCGCCCGTGGCTTTGTCGAACACCAGCGTGGGTGACATCGACGAGCGCGGGCGCTTGCCGGGCTCCACCCGATTGGCCACTGCTTGCCCTTGTGCGTCGCGCGGCGCGAAGCTGAAGTCGGTGAGCTCGTTGTTGAGCAGAAAGCCACCAGGGCGAGATGGATCGGTGGTGACCATGAGCCGCGAGCCGAAGGCGGATTCGATGGTGGTGGTCATGGCCAGCGAGTTGCCGAAAGCGTCGACGATGCTGAGGTGGCTGGTGCCGTGTTCGGGCTGATCGGGCATGGGTGCCCAACTGCTGTGTGCGCCATCAGGCTCGCCGGCCGCCGCCGTGGGCATGCGTGTTTCTGTGATCAGGCGCGCGCGGTCGTCGAGGTAGCGCGCGTCCAGCAGGCTGGTCCAGCGTCTGGCCGGCGGCGCGACAAAGTCCGGGTCGGCCACGTACTGGGCGCGGTCGGCAAACGCCAGCCGCGAGGCCTCGTTGTAGCTGTGCAGCCAGTCGGCCGAGGGCAGCCCGTTGATCAACGGCGCTGCGGCTTGCGGCGTGCGCGAGAGCAAACCCAGAATCTGGCCGACGGCAATCGCGCCAGAACTTGGTGGCGGAAATCCGCAGATGCGCAACGCGCGCCCGGCAGCGCTGTGATCGTGGCACAGGGCAGCGCGTTCGCGTGGCTGGTAGCGCTGGAGATCATCCAGGCTCATTGCGCCGGGCAGCGTGGGGTGTTGGCGCACCTTGTTCACGATCGCGCGCGCGACCGGACCTTCGTGCAACGCGACGGGGCCGGTGGCCGCGATGTTGCGAAGCACCTGCGCCAGTTCGGGATTGCGCAGCACATGGCCCACCGGGTGGGGCTGACCGTCGGCGCGGTAGAAGTAGGCTGCGGCCACCGGGTCGGCCTTCAAGGCCGCATCGGCCACCAGCAGGGTGTGCAGGCGGGGGCTGATCGCAAAGCCCCGTTCGGCCAGCGTGATCGCTGGATCGAACAACCGAGCCCAGGACAGTTTGCCGTGTTGTCGGTGGGCCAGGGCCAGCATCATCACCGCGCCCGGCACACCCACCGAGCGTCCGCTGGCCACGGCCGTGGTGAAGGACAACGGTTCGCCTTGCTCGTTCAGAAAGAGCTTCTCGTCCACTGCCGCGGGAGCGGTTTCACGTCCGTCAAATGCCTGCAGCTTGCGACCGTCGTGGTGCAGCAGGAAAGCTCCGCCACCGATGCCGCTGGACTGTGGCTCCACCAGCGTGAGCACCATCTGCACCGCGATCGCTGCGTCGACCGCGCTGCCACCAGCGCGCAGGATCTGCGCGCCCGCTTCGGTGGCCAGCGGGTTGGCGGCGGCCACGGCCTGGCGTTGAAAGGTCCAGCCGGATTTGGCGTTGAAGCCCGATGCGGCTTCGGGCTGCTGGACCGAGGGAGGTGCCGTGCAAGCGCCCAGCAGCGCCAACCCCAGCGCGGCGAGCAGAGGCTTGCAAGCGTTCACGCTCGTACCTTCAGGACTCAGCGCGGTGCGAGGCGGATCGCGCCGTCGAGGCGAATGACTTCGCCATTGAGCATGTCGTTCTCGATGATGTGCTTGGCCAGCTTGGCGTAGTCGGCCGGTGTGCCCAGGCGGCTGGGGAATGGCACGCTGGCGGCCAGCGCGTCCTGCACCTCCTGCGGCATGCCGAACAACATGGGTGTGCCGAAAATGCCGGGGGCGATGGTCATGTTGCGGATGCCGTTGCGCGAAAGGTCGCGCGCGATGGGCAACGTCATGCCGACCACGCCGCCCTTGGAGGCCGCGTAGGCTGCCTGGCCGATCTGCCCGTCATAAGCCGCCACGCTGGCGGTACTGATCATCACGCCACGCTCGCCCGTGGACTCGGGTTCGTTCTTGCACATGGCATCCGCGGCCAGGCGGATCATGTTGAAGCTGCCGACCAGGTTGACCATGATGGTCTTGGTGTAGACGCCCAGGTTGTGCGGTCCGTTCTTGCCCACGGTTTTTTCGGCCGGCGCAATGCCCGCGCAGTTCACCAGGCCCATGAGCTTGCCCATGGAGGTGGCCTTGGCCACCACGGCCTGGCCGTCGGCCTCGTTGCTCACGTCGCACTTCACGAAGGCGCCACCGATCTCCTTGGCCACGGCCTCGCCTTTGTCAACTTGCATGTCGGCGATCACGACCATGCCTCCGTTGGCCGCCAGCATGCGTGCCGTGCCTTCGCCCAGGCCCGATGCGCCGCCGGTGACGATGAAAACCTTGCCTTGAATGTCCATGCTGTGCTCCTGTGTCGTTGAATGGTGGATTGACGTTGACGTAAACGTCAATCAGAGGGCGATTATGCGGCAGGCTGGCGTCATGAGATTGTCATTGGGCCGATCTAGTCTGAATGCCTTTTGCCACCAACGGAGTCCCCCCATGTTCGACAGCCAGGACGAGCTGCTGCGCCGCATCCATATTGACTTGATGGACGGCTACGACGAAGAGCTGGAGATGGAAATGGAGGACCGCGCCGACGAAACGCAGGTGGCCCAGGCGTCGGTTCAGCACAAGGAGGCGCGGCAGGCTTACTTTCGCGAGTTGTTCCGCCTGCAGGCCGAGTTGGTGAAGCTGCAGGACTGGGTGGTGGCCACCGGGCACAAGGTGGTGATCGTGTTCGAGGGGCGCGACGCAGCGGGCAAGGGCGGTGTGATCAAGCGCATCACCCAGCGCCTGAACCCGCGCGTGTGCCGCGTGGCCGCGCTGCCCGCGCCCAACGACCGCGAGCGAACGCAGTGGTATTTCCAGCGCTACGCGGCACACTTGCCGGCCGCGGGTGAGATGGTGCTGTTCGACCGCAGCTGGTACAACCGCGCCGGCGTGGAGCGTGTCATGGGGTTTTGCAGCGACGAACAGTACGAAGAGTTCTTCCGCTCGGTGCCCGAGTTCGAGAAGATGCTGGTGCGCTCGGGCATCCAGCTCATCAAGTACTGGTTTTCGATCTCCGACGAAGAGCAGCATCTGCGCTTCCTCGGTCGCATCCACGACCCGCTCAAGCAATGGAAACTCAGCCCCATGGATCTGGAGAGCCGTCGCCGCTGGGAGCTCTACACCAAGGCCAAGGAGGTCATGCTGGAACGCACCCACATCCCCGAATCACCCTGGTGGGTGGTGCAGGCCGATGACAAGAAAAAGGCGCGCCTGAACTGCATCCATCACCTGCTGGAGCAGATGCCGTATGGCGAGGTGGAGCGCCCCACCATCACGCTGCCCGAGCGCGTGCGCCACGAAGGCTACCGGCGCCATCAAGTCCCCGGTGAAATTCACGTGCCTCAGGTGTACTGAAAAGCACCCCCGCCGCGCCGCGCGCGACCCCCTCAAGGGGGCGATGCCTGTGGCCTGGCAAAGCCAGTTCCACGGCATCCTTGTTCAGAGCCACTCCACGTCGGAGGGGTGCACTTACTTGTAGCCCACGCGGTCCAGCATCTGCTGAACTTTCGTCATGTTCTTTGCCACCACGCCCAAGGGCACGGTCTCGGCTTTGAAGTTGTCACCACCCATGGCCTTGATGGCCGGGTTGGCAATCTTCAGGCCTTTGACGGCGGGGAATTCGTTGTTGCCGTTGGCAAAGTAGTCCTGCGCGAACGGGCTGGCCATGAACTCCATGAACTGCACGGCGTTGTCGCGGTTCTTGGCGTGTTTGGCCACGGCCGCACCGGCGATGTTCACGTGCGTGCCGGTGGTGGCCTGGTTGGGGAACACCACGCGCACCTTCTCCATCGTGGCGCGGTCTTCCGGTTTGTCCGACTTGATGAGGCGGGCAATGTAGTAGGTGTTGCTCAGCGCCACACCGCATTCGCCGGAGGCCACGGCCTTGATCTGGTCGGTGTCGCCACCTTTGGGAGCGCGGGCCATGTTGTCCACCACGCCTTTGAGCCAGGCCTCGCCCTTTTGATCACCCAGGCGTTC includes:
- a CDS encoding gamma-glutamyltransferase family protein, producing MNACKPLLAALGLALLGACTAPPSVQQPEAASGFNAKSGWTFQRQAVAAANPLATEAGAQILRAGGSAVDAAIAVQMVLTLVEPQSSGIGGGAFLLHHDGRKLQAFDGRETAPAAVDEKLFLNEQGEPLSFTTAVASGRSVGVPGAVMMLALAHRQHGKLSWARLFDPAITLAERGFAISPRLHTLLVADAALKADPVAAAYFYRADGQPHPVGHVLRNPELAQVLRNIAATGPVALHEGPVARAIVNKVRQHPTLPGAMSLDDLQRYQPRERAALCHDHSAAGRALRICGFPPPSSGAIAVGQILGLLSRTPQAAAPLINGLPSADWLHSYNEASRLAFADRAQYVADPDFVAPPARRWTSLLDARYLDDRARLITETRMPTAAAGEPDGAHSSWAPMPDQPEHGTSHLSIVDAFGNSLAMTTTIESAFGSRLMVTTDPSRPGGFLLNNELTDFSFAPRDAQGQAVANRVEPGKRPRSSMSPTLVFDKATGELLMSTGSPGGAFIIHYTAKVLHGVLQWGLSPQAAVDLPNVGTLGGPLVLEQGRFPATAVNALQQRRHTVQQGELTSGAQALVRGRGVWLGGADPRREGIVAGD
- a CDS encoding 3-hydroxyacyl-CoA dehydrogenase — encoded protein: MDIQGKVFIVTGGASGLGEGTARMLAANGGMVVIADMQVDKGEAVAKEIGGAFVKCDVSNEADGQAVVAKATSMGKLMGLVNCAGIAPAEKTVGKNGPHNLGVYTKTIMVNLVGSFNMIRLAADAMCKNEPESTGERGVMISTASVAAYDGQIGQAAYAASKGGVVGMTLPIARDLSRNGIRNMTIAPGIFGTPMLFGMPQEVQDALAASVPFPSRLGTPADYAKLAKHIIENDMLNGEVIRLDGAIRLAPR
- the ppk2 gene encoding polyphosphate kinase 2 gives rise to the protein MFDSQDELLRRIHIDLMDGYDEELEMEMEDRADETQVAQASVQHKEARQAYFRELFRLQAELVKLQDWVVATGHKVVIVFEGRDAAGKGGVIKRITQRLNPRVCRVAALPAPNDRERTQWYFQRYAAHLPAAGEMVLFDRSWYNRAGVERVMGFCSDEQYEEFFRSVPEFEKMLVRSGIQLIKYWFSISDEEQHLRFLGRIHDPLKQWKLSPMDLESRRRWELYTKAKEVMLERTHIPESPWWVVQADDKKKARLNCIHHLLEQMPYGEVERPTITLPERVRHEGYRRHQVPGEIHVPQVY